Genomic DNA from Sphingobium sp. WTD-1:
GCGACGATCCGGGCTTCCGCCTGGCGCTGGGCAAGTTGCCGGGATCGGGCGCGGGGCTTGCCAGCCAACCGACGATGAGCCGCTGGGAGAATGCTCCGACCACGCGTGAGCTGGCCAGGATGATGGCCGAGATGATCGGCGTCTACTGCGCCAGCTATCCGGCTCCACCAGTGGCGGTGACGCTGGACATCGATGACACCTGCGATGTCGTGCACGGCTATCAGCAGTTGTCCTTCTGGAACGGGCATCACGGTGAGCGCTGCTTCCTGCCGATCCATGTGTACGACACCGCGACCGGTCGTCCGGTCGCGATGCTGCTGCGCACCGGTAAGACGCCGTCAGGCGCCGAAGCTGCCGGCCACATCCGGCGCCTGGTGCGTCATATCCGCCGGTACTGGCCAGAAACGCACATCACCTTCCGCGGCGACGGGCATTATGGCCGCCCCGAAGTCATGGCCTTCTGCGAGGCCCACCGCGTCGATTACGTGTTCGGCTTGCCGACCAATGCCGCGCTACGTGCTGATCCGGTCATCGTTGCCATCGCAGACGCCTGCGCGGTCAAGCGGGCCACGGCCCAGTATCCGGTCCTGCGCAACTATGCCGAGACGCACTACGGCGCAAAGAGCTGGAACTGCCAGCGCCGCGTCGTCGCCCGGATCGAGGCCAGCACGCTGGGCATGGATATCCGCTACGTCGTCACCTCGCTGACCGAAGGCTCGGCCGAGCATATCTACGACACGCTTTACTGCGCGCGCGGCCAAGCCGAAAACCTGATCAAGCGCCACAAGGCTCAACTCGCCAGCGATCGCACCTCGTGCCGCTCAGCCAATGCCAATCAAATGCGCCTCATCCTACACACCGCCGCCTACTGGCTGTTGTGGCGCGTCCAGCAGGCGATCCCCAAGACCACCGCGCTGGCCACGGCCGAGTTCGCAACGCTACGCTTGCGGCTGCTCAAGGTGGCTGCCCGCGTCATCGAAACCTCCTCGCGTATCCGTCTCGCCTTCGCGTCAGCCTGCCCGGAGGCCGACGTGTTCAAAGCAATCGCCACCAGTCTCCGGCCAGCACCGACATAGCCAGTGCGGCAGTGCCGCCGAAAGCCCGAGCCCTCGTCCATCAACCTCGAAAAGCCCTTTGCTCCTGCTGCGGTGAAAAACGCCGGCGCTGGCGCTCGCCCAGATCACGCGGCAACCGACCCACCAAACCCGAAATACCCCAGTGCAGCGGGCTCATGAATAAGCCGGGCTAGCGTGGATGCGCGCATAAGCCGTCAGATCCCGATGTACCGCAGCGGAAAGTTCGACCGAGATTTTGACTGGCTTATCATCCTCGATCGGTCCTAGCTTGAGTTTGACCATCACTTCTGCCCTTCCCATGGTTCCAATATGATGTCTCGCTTCACCATCACGCGCAGAGGATGGCCAGGTCTGATGGTGAGTGTCGGAGGAATCGTCAGTTGCTGCCCGATGATCTGTCGGCCTGCCTGACTGATGCTGTCCTGCGTGCCATATCGCAGCGCTCGCACGAGACTTCCGTCATCGTCGGCCATAACCTCGGTCCCCATGTTCAACAGGGTCGAGATGAATGCTGCGCCGAGCAAGCCGGCCCAATGATTGTCCACACCATCCTGCAGGCCCGACCTGCCGGACTGATCGGCGCCCTGAAGCCGGTCGAGCAGAATCGAACGGCTGTCGGGAAAAATAAGGCGGTCCCAGGCGATCAATATCCTCTGCTGTCCCGCTGCGGTCGCACTGTCATATTCGCCGATCAGCCGAGACCCTTGCGGGATGAGCAGGATCTGGCCCGACGGGCTATCATAAACATTTTCCGTCACCTGCGCGGTGATAAGGCCGGGAAGATCGGATCGGATTCCTGTGATCAGCGCAGCAGGGATGACATTGCCCGCCTGCACGACATAGGGCGATGCCGAATTCGCAACGCGCTGTGTGCTTGCCTCGGCGATAGCGACAGGCGCCAGAAACGTGCGCCTATTCGTATCGGCGGTTCGGGACTGGAGGGGCTGGCTTTCAGCTTCAGCCCTCGGGTCCCGGGGCGCTCTGGCCTCCGCTGGCAGCACCCCGTCCGGTTCATTCGCCCTTGCAACCGTTGGCGCTGAGGCAAGGAACAATCTGCTCGATAGCGCGGCCTCACGCATGCTCCTCTGGCGCTCCCGCTCTTGCTGGCGCGCCGTCAGGCGCTCATCGCTGGGTGGCGAGCGGCCGGGGTTTGTCAGACTTGGCTGTTGTTGCGCTTCAAGCAGCGGCTGTCCCGGGACGTCGGTTAATGGCACCCCCAATTTGGGAATTTTGGAATAGTCGTCGGGTGCTGAGGCTATGGTTTCGGCTTTGATGCGGCCGTGCGAGACCGGTATGTTTTCGACGCCCTCGATCGTCTTTGGCCG
This window encodes:
- a CDS encoding TrbI/VirB10 family protein — its product is MSSAENSSKPGDKVEDQVEIDKHDDIPPANVSKDKNSEAVALRAASPPAMRLSRKAIGLLAAVSCICIAGTLIYALRPKTIEGVENIPVSHGRIKAETIASAPDDYSKIPKLGVPLTDVPGQPLLEAQQQPSLTNPGRSPPSDERLTARQQERERQRSMREAALSSRLFLASAPTVARANEPDGVLPAEARAPRDPRAEAESQPLQSRTADTNRRTFLAPVAIAEASTQRVANSASPYVVQAGNVIPAALITGIRSDLPGLITAQVTENVYDSPSGQILLIPQGSRLIGEYDSATAAGQQRILIAWDRLIFPDSRSILLDRLQGADQSGRSGLQDGVDNHWAGLLGAAFISTLLNMGTEVMADDDGSLVRALRYGTQDSISQAGRQIIGQQLTIPPTLTIRPGHPLRVMVKRDIILEPWEGQK
- a CDS encoding IS1380 family transposase is translated as MPQATPAMKDDIATSFRFPAVGGKKITAAFDGGRLTSDGGVLLLAQAERAMGLCRRLAGCIADPRDPTRVIHRLDDILRARVFAIACGYEDADDLDALRDDPGFRLALGKLPGSGAGLASQPTMSRWENAPTTRELARMMAEMIGVYCASYPAPPVAVTLDIDDTCDVVHGYQQLSFWNGHHGERCFLPIHVYDTATGRPVAMLLRTGKTPSGAEAAGHIRRLVRHIRRYWPETHITFRGDGHYGRPEVMAFCEAHRVDYVFGLPTNAALRADPVIVAIADACAVKRATAQYPVLRNYAETHYGAKSWNCQRRVVARIEASTLGMDIRYVVTSLTEGSAEHIYDTLYCARGQAENLIKRHKAQLASDRTSCRSANANQMRLILHTAAYWLLWRVQQAIPKTTALATAEFATLRLRLLKVAARVIETSSRIRLAFASACPEADVFKAIATSLRPAPT